In [Clostridium] cellulosi, one genomic interval encodes:
- the fliI gene encoding Flagellum-specific ATP synthase (High confidence in function and specificity) — MAISSMLKVLDKADLAVCSGSVDRVTGLAVESVGPPVNIGEVCKIYPAKGKKPVKAEVVGFRDKHMLLMPFDTLSGIGPGSRVESTGMPFSIPVGMGLRGRILDGLGTPIDGKGPIEAEDYYNIDGRSSNPLTRPRIKERINLGVKAIDGLLTCGRGQRIGIFAGSGVGKSTLLGMIARNASADINVIGLVGERGREVRDFIERDLKEEGMKKSVIVVATSDRPAMARIKCALVATTIAEFFRDKGMSVMLMMDSLTRFAMAQREVGLATGEAPVSRGYTPSIFAMMPQLLERSGNFDKGSITAIYTVLVEGDDMNEPVADTVRGILDGHIVLTRGLAMKNHYPAIDVLRSVSRLMSEVVPREHLELAGKMRNLMATYENYADLISIGAYKNGSNPEVDMAIKYHDRIENFLKQWVDDKFDAEETYELMKEAIA; from the coding sequence ATGGCGATCAGCAGTATGCTCAAAGTGCTTGATAAGGCCGACCTCGCCGTATGCAGCGGCAGTGTCGACAGAGTAACTGGGCTTGCGGTTGAGTCTGTTGGTCCTCCTGTTAATATAGGCGAAGTTTGCAAGATATACCCGGCAAAGGGCAAGAAGCCTGTTAAAGCGGAGGTTGTGGGTTTCCGCGATAAGCATATGCTGCTAATGCCCTTTGACACCCTTTCAGGTATCGGGCCGGGGAGCCGGGTTGAATCAACTGGTATGCCCTTCTCAATACCGGTAGGAATGGGGCTCCGCGGACGTATTCTCGACGGGCTTGGCACACCGATTGACGGCAAAGGCCCCATTGAGGCGGAGGATTATTATAACATAGACGGAAGATCTTCCAATCCGCTCACAAGGCCGCGTATCAAAGAAAGAATAAATCTTGGAGTTAAGGCAATAGACGGGCTGTTGACCTGCGGCAGGGGACAGAGAATAGGCATATTCGCCGGAAGCGGCGTAGGAAAATCAACATTGCTTGGTATGATTGCCCGAAACGCTTCTGCTGATATAAATGTAATCGGCCTCGTCGGGGAACGCGGACGTGAGGTGCGCGACTTCATTGAACGTGACCTCAAAGAAGAAGGCATGAAGAAATCAGTGATTGTCGTCGCTACTTCAGACAGGCCGGCTATGGCGAGAATAAAATGCGCACTGGTTGCCACGACGATAGCTGAATTTTTCCGTGACAAGGGCATGTCAGTAATGCTGATGATGGATTCACTGACTCGCTTTGCGATGGCCCAGCGTGAGGTTGGGTTGGCAACAGGCGAGGCACCAGTTTCACGCGGATACACACCGTCGATATTTGCTATGATGCCTCAGCTTCTGGAGCGTTCCGGCAATTTTGACAAGGGTTCGATTACTGCTATCTATACAGTGCTTGTCGAGGGCGACGATATGAACGAACCTGTAGCCGATACGGTAAGAGGTATCCTTGATGGTCATATTGTTCTAACCCGTGGGCTTGCTATGAAAAACCATTATCCCGCGATTGATGTTCTGCGGAGTGTAAGCCGTCTTATGTCGGAGGTCGTGCCGCGTGAGCATTTAGAGCTTGCAGGAAAGATGCGCAACCTCATGGCGACATATGAAAACTATGCTGACCTCATCAGTATAGGTGCTTATAAGAATGGCAGCAATCCTGAGGTCGATATGGCGATAAAGTATCATGACAGAATAGAGAATTTCCTAAAACAATGGGTTGACGATAAATTCGACGCAGAGGAAACCTATGAGCTTATGAAAGAAGCGATTGCCTGA
- a CDS encoding hypothetical protein (Family membership), which translates to MSEVSENHRILRQDKSGDYYWVKTGKAQHLHNKMLEAEKIMKNSLKRSQEIISKVEEEAKSLINDATKNGFDKGYSEGYSKGLSEGKTIPVENKRPLADELKKLKERLPDCYNVEMPKNELLDKAFELTKKIISIELKTNSEAFFGLYYKAAQHFSNVDKATIKASSRNCREIEKNIDKYKNAIDGLNEINTVELDCDDDYCVLETSLGTIETTASVQFERAKSIINPEF; encoded by the coding sequence ATGTCTGAGGTTTCCGAAAATCACAGAATACTGCGCCAGGATAAAAGCGGGGATTACTATTGGGTTAAAACAGGCAAAGCTCAGCACCTTCATAACAAAATGCTTGAAGCTGAGAAAATAATGAAAAACTCGCTAAAACGGAGCCAGGAGATAATCTCCAAGGTCGAAGAAGAGGCAAAGTCGTTAATCAATGATGCAACAAAAAACGGCTTTGATAAAGGTTATAGCGAGGGCTATTCAAAAGGTCTCAGCGAAGGCAAGACTATTCCAGTTGAGAATAAGCGCCCATTAGCGGACGAGCTCAAAAAGCTAAAGGAAAGGCTTCCAGACTGTTATAATGTTGAAATGCCGAAAAATGAGTTGCTGGACAAGGCTTTTGAGCTTACAAAAAAGATAATATCAATAGAACTCAAAACCAATAGCGAGGCGTTTTTTGGACTTTATTATAAAGCCGCGCAGCATTTTAGCAATGTTGACAAGGCGACAATCAAGGCGTCCAGCAGAAATTGTAGGGAGATTGAGAAAAATATAGATAAATACAAAAATGCTATTGATGGATTAAATGAGATTAATACGGTTGAGCTTGATTGCGACGATGATTATTGCGTGCTCGAGACATCCCTCGGAACAATTGAAACAACAGCTTCAGTTCAATTTGAACGCGCAAAAAGTATCATCAATCCAGAATTTTAA